A stretch of the Mycobacterium shigaense genome encodes the following:
- a CDS encoding serine/threonine-protein kinase has product MALASGATFAGYVVARRLGSGMTGDVYLVQDRRSARWAALKILAPAWSSDSEFRGRFHWETPLAANLRHPHVVEVHDRGEFEDRLWIAMNYVEGINAAQLMTDRFPAVSPLDEVLAILTAAADALDEAHHRGLLHRDVKPANIVLTGRGEGEQRILLTDFGIARGPDDATPGDPVGYTAPEQSAGAVIDGRADQYALAASAFHLLTGAQPRPGTDAAPPRLSDQRPELAGLDAVFSRALAADPADRFPSCRAFADAASERGGIALGDHGPGSASAAEYLTWPDLEDLADVRSAAKPAARQKEATGPVKRPAPKVVTPRPTDSTAGPAASGRQPGERRPASPRRRSPRRVVLTAVAVLLVAALFVVAFLAARRMDVKAVQAADATSGTPAPTPAAAPTSLDPPAQPAPLDGTYRLEVDRTKQTYNDIPDPQPPDVTSWWALRSSCTPSACSAAGVQMDDADRSRVKALDGQPVMLDFRDGSWVSRPTTGRFACVGLTGVPSKQVSTQVLTLRPQPSGELTGEMTLTVQSNACRQQGAVIRAPAVATRTGDAPPDMMLPDPVTISDTAAPSPQGPHR; this is encoded by the coding sequence ATGGCGTTAGCCAGCGGCGCGACGTTCGCCGGTTACGTCGTCGCACGGAGGCTGGGGTCCGGGATGACCGGCGATGTGTACCTGGTCCAAGACCGACGATCGGCGCGCTGGGCTGCGCTGAAGATCCTCGCGCCCGCGTGGTCGTCAGACAGCGAGTTCCGCGGGCGGTTCCACTGGGAGACCCCGCTCGCGGCGAATCTGCGGCACCCGCACGTCGTCGAGGTGCACGACCGCGGCGAGTTCGAGGACCGGCTGTGGATCGCGATGAACTACGTGGAGGGCATCAACGCCGCGCAGCTGATGACCGATCGCTTCCCGGCTGTGTCGCCGCTCGACGAGGTGCTGGCCATCCTGACCGCCGCGGCCGACGCCCTCGACGAGGCGCACCACCGCGGGCTGCTGCATCGCGACGTCAAGCCGGCCAACATCGTGCTGACCGGCCGCGGCGAGGGCGAGCAGCGGATCCTGCTGACCGATTTCGGGATAGCCCGCGGGCCGGACGACGCCACGCCCGGTGACCCCGTCGGCTACACCGCGCCGGAACAGTCGGCGGGGGCGGTGATCGACGGGCGCGCCGACCAGTACGCGTTGGCGGCGTCCGCCTTCCACCTGTTGACCGGTGCGCAGCCGCGGCCCGGCACCGACGCCGCACCGCCGCGGCTCAGCGACCAGCGCCCGGAGCTGGCGGGTCTGGACGCCGTGTTCTCCCGGGCCCTGGCCGCCGATCCCGCCGACCGGTTCCCCAGCTGCCGCGCGTTTGCCGACGCCGCAAGTGAACGCGGCGGTATCGCGCTCGGCGACCACGGCCCCGGCTCCGCGTCCGCCGCCGAGTACCTCACCTGGCCCGACCTGGAGGACCTGGCGGATGTCCGCTCGGCGGCCAAGCCCGCGGCGCGGCAAAAGGAGGCGACCGGCCCGGTCAAGCGGCCCGCGCCCAAAGTGGTGACGCCTCGCCCGACCGACTCGACGGCGGGTCCGGCCGCGTCGGGTCGGCAACCGGGGGAGCGCCGCCCCGCGTCGCCGCGCAGACGCAGCCCGCGCCGGGTCGTGCTGACCGCCGTCGCGGTGCTGCTCGTCGCCGCGCTGTTCGTCGTCGCCTTCCTTGCCGCGCGCCGGATGGATGTGAAAGCCGTCCAGGCCGCCGATGCCACCTCCGGCACGCCGGCACCGACCCCGGCCGCCGCGCCCACTTCCCTGGATCCGCCCGCGCAGCCCGCCCCGCTCGACGGCACGTACCGCCTCGAGGTCGACCGCACCAAGCAGACGTACAACGACATCCCCGACCCGCAACCGCCCGACGTCACCAGCTGGTGGGCGTTGCGCTCCTCGTGCACCCCCAGCGCGTGCAGCGCGGCCGGGGTGCAGATGGACGACGCCGACCGCAGCCGGGTGAAGGCGCTCGACGGGCAACCGGTCATGTTGGATTTCCGCGACGGCAGCTGGGTGTCGCGCCCGACGACCGGCAGGTTTGCCTGCGTCGGGCTCACCGGCGTGCCGTCCAAGCAGGTCTCCACCCAGGTGTTGACGCTGCGGCCGCAGCCGTCCGGGGAGCTCACCGGTGAGATGACGCTCACCGTGCAGAGCAATGCCTGCCGCCAGCAGGGAGCCGTGATCCGCGCCCCCGCGGTCGCCACCCGCACCGGCGATGCGCCGCCCGACATGATGCTGCCGGACCCGGTGACGATCTCCGACACCGCCGCGCCGAGCCCGCAGGGCCCGCACCGCTGA
- a CDS encoding TetR/AcrR family transcriptional regulator: protein MARTQQQRREETVGRLLEAAIASIVEVGYARASAAVITKRAGVSVGALFRHFETMGDFMAATASEVLRRQVESFTKQVAEIPADRPALEAALVILRDLTSSSTNAVLYELMVAARTDDKLGAHLRDVLGEYATKIHDAARALPGAEAVPAETFPVLVALLTNVFDGAALVRGLLPDPGIEEDRIVLLSKLIGGLVPDEQR from the coding sequence ATGGCCCGCACCCAGCAACAGCGCCGCGAGGAGACGGTCGGCCGGCTGCTCGAGGCCGCGATCGCCAGCATCGTCGAGGTGGGCTACGCGCGCGCCTCGGCGGCGGTGATCACCAAACGGGCCGGGGTGTCCGTGGGCGCCTTGTTCCGGCATTTCGAGACGATGGGCGACTTCATGGCGGCGACGGCATCGGAGGTGCTGCGCCGCCAGGTGGAGTCGTTCACCAAGCAGGTCGCCGAAATCCCCGCCGACCGGCCGGCTTTGGAGGCGGCGCTGGTGATTCTGCGGGATCTCACCAGCAGCTCCACCAACGCGGTGCTGTACGAGCTGATGGTCGCCGCGCGCACCGACGACAAGCTGGGTGCCCATCTGCGCGACGTGCTGGGGGAGTACGCCACCAAGATCCACGACGCCGCGCGCGCACTGCCCGGCGCGGAAGCCGTCCCGGCCGAGACGTTCCCGGTACTGGTGGCGTTGCTGACCAACGTCTTCGACGGGGCCGCCCTGGTGCGCGGCCTGCTGCCGGACCCCGGTATCGAGGAGGACCGAATCGTGTTGCTGTCGAAGCTGATCGGCGGCCTGGTCCCGGATGAGCAACGCTAG
- a CDS encoding N-acyl-D-amino-acid deacylase family protein: MEVAVTYDVIIRDGLWFDGTGSAPQTRTLGIRDGVVATVSAGRLDESGCPEVIDAAGKWVMPGFIDVHTHYDAEVLLDPGLGESVRHGVTTVLLGMCSLSTVYADSEDAADLFSRVEAVPRKFVLGALQANRTWTTAAEYIDAIDALPLGPNVSSLLGHSDLRSTVLGLDRATDATVKPTDAELEKMAGLLEDALEAGMLGMSGMDAAIDKLDGERFRSRALPSTFATWRERRRLIKVLRKRGRILQSAPDVNNAITAVLFFLASSRIFNRRKGVRMSLLVSADAKSNPLAVYIFGPAVRLANKLLGSSVRFQHLPVPFELYSDGIDLPVFEEFGAGTAALHLRDQLQRNELLADTEYRRKFRQQFDKIKLGPSLWHRDFHDAVIIECPDKSLIGKSFGAIADERGLHPLDAFLDVLVENGERNVRWTTIVANHRPKLLNALANESSVHMGFSDAGAHLRNMAFYNFGVKLLKRTRDAARAGAPFMSTQRAVYRLTGELAEWFGLDVGTLREGDRADFVVIDLAGLNEAVEGYYEEAVPFYGGLRRMVNRNDDAVVATGVNGAVVFRAGEFRDGYGRTVQSGRYLRAGQRRPAAAKMPA, encoded by the coding sequence CTGGAGGTAGCAGTGACGTACGACGTGATCATTCGCGATGGATTGTGGTTCGACGGCACCGGCAGCGCGCCGCAGACCCGCACGCTCGGTATCCGCGACGGCGTGGTGGCCACGGTCAGCGCCGGGCGGTTGGACGAGTCCGGCTGTCCCGAGGTGATCGACGCCGCCGGCAAGTGGGTCATGCCGGGCTTCATCGACGTGCACACCCACTACGACGCCGAGGTGCTGCTGGACCCGGGGCTGGGCGAGTCCGTGCGCCACGGCGTCACCACCGTGCTGCTGGGCATGTGCTCGCTGTCGACGGTCTACGCCGACTCCGAGGACGCCGCCGATCTGTTCAGCCGGGTAGAGGCGGTGCCGCGCAAGTTCGTCCTCGGCGCCCTGCAAGCCAATCGGACCTGGACCACCGCCGCGGAATACATCGACGCCATCGACGCGCTGCCACTGGGGCCGAATGTCAGCTCGCTGCTTGGTCATTCGGACCTGCGCAGCACGGTGTTGGGCCTGGATCGCGCCACCGACGCGACGGTCAAGCCCACCGACGCCGAGCTGGAGAAGATGGCCGGGCTGCTCGAGGACGCGCTCGAGGCCGGGATGCTCGGCATGTCCGGCATGGACGCGGCCATCGACAAGCTCGACGGCGAGCGGTTCCGCTCGCGCGCGCTGCCGTCGACCTTCGCGACGTGGCGGGAACGGCGCAGGCTGATCAAGGTGCTGCGCAAGCGCGGCCGGATCCTGCAGAGCGCGCCCGATGTCAACAACGCGATCACCGCGGTGCTTTTCTTCCTGGCCAGCAGTCGAATCTTCAACCGGCGCAAGGGGGTTCGGATGAGCCTGCTGGTCTCTGCCGATGCCAAGTCGAATCCGCTGGCGGTCTACATCTTCGGGCCCGCGGTGCGACTGGCGAACAAGCTGCTGGGCTCGAGCGTCCGGTTCCAGCACCTGCCGGTGCCGTTCGAGTTGTACTCCGACGGGATCGATCTGCCGGTCTTCGAGGAGTTCGGCGCGGGTACCGCCGCCCTGCACCTGCGCGACCAGTTGCAGCGCAACGAGCTGCTGGCCGACACGGAGTATCGCCGCAAGTTCCGGCAGCAGTTCGACAAGATCAAGCTCGGCCCGTCGCTGTGGCACCGCGACTTCCACGACGCGGTCATCATCGAATGCCCCGACAAGTCGTTGATCGGCAAGAGCTTTGGCGCGATCGCCGACGAGCGTGGCCTGCACCCGCTGGACGCCTTTCTCGACGTGCTGGTCGAAAACGGTGAACGCAACGTGCGGTGGACCACCATCGTGGCCAACCACCGGCCCAAGCTGCTCAACGCGCTGGCCAACGAATCCAGTGTGCACATGGGCTTTTCGGATGCCGGTGCGCACCTGCGCAACATGGCCTTCTACAACTTCGGAGTGAAGCTGCTCAAGCGGACCCGCGACGCGGCCCGGGCCGGCGCGCCGTTCATGTCCACCCAGCGTGCGGTGTACCGGCTGACCGGCGAACTGGCGGAGTGGTTCGGGCTGGACGTCGGGACCCTGCGGGAGGGCGACCGCGCCGACTTCGTGGTGATCGACCTGGCCGGCCTCAACGAGGCGGTCGAGGGCTATTACGAGGAAGCGGTGCCCTTCTACGGTGGCCTGCGGCGCATGGTCAACCGCAACGACGACGCCGTGGTCGCAACGGGGGTCAACGGGGCGGTGGTCTTCCGCGCGGGTGAGTTCCGCGACGGGTACGGCCGGACCGTGCAGTCCGGCCGTTACCTGCGGGCCGGCCAACGGCGGCCCGCGGCCGCGAAGATGCCCGCCTGA